A stretch of Strix aluco isolate bStrAlu1 chromosome 16, bStrAlu1.hap1, whole genome shotgun sequence DNA encodes these proteins:
- the PLEKHG3 gene encoding pleckstrin homology domain-containing family G member 3 isoform X2 translates to MPVPACPQRPALSPVPEPGRAMEEPAGGGAEPWAEGLRNSNNNASPGGWPGARGRHPLAPFGSPGAEHSYLGRVVLEIVESERTYARDLRSIVEGYLGKIIDTEEPVLRPEQVSALFGNIEDIYELSSTLLQNLESCASDPVAVAVCFVTRSQEFAIYTQYCNNYPSSVAALAECMRSKPQARFLRECQDRLRHALPLGAYLLKPVQRILKYHLLLQEIAKHFEHKSGDDYEVVLEAIDTMTCVAWYINDMKRKHEHAIRQQEIQSLLLGWKGPDLTSYGELVLEGTFRVQRVRHERAVFLFDKTLLITKRRGDHYIYKSHIPCSSLMLIESTRDSLCFSLAHYKHGKQQHSLQAKSVEEKRMWTHHIKRLILENHHAIIPQKAKEAILEMDLFCPPRLPRCSPERLKKSWSCQPLGDAAAEPRQGRRQSEPFQCRDRAETLPDRLHGPTGRRQSELKVRPGQRVDWGAWCPPTLARHLPGGHRALSPALAPEQHAGSDGALLDVGEPSQHPRAWAVAEGLVEEEEEEEEEEEVALDKDCQEELPRAGDLPVEPQEQAGGHPPAAEGPKRPSSWGPGSCEKVSAAPQPLPGGPERPSTHPPTPPQAGSAVEHPDGLGAPKTPSSAGTPAPVLPGGEGELERAAEDLQGLSSEEEEEEQEEEEAASSILPPSVLDQASVIAERFGGGGSFSRRSSLALEGPAGRPASRSGSALSLDGGPQLEAGEPGGSCSTIPSPEPLTGARRESVLSSRDRLLLDKIKSYYGHAEHRDAGFSVRRRESLSFIPKGLVRSSVSRLNGLPRPPASPEPPAQLVPAGPEASPEEPCRENGLQPPEPLLILEEDDLGARGEGPPAGPAPRLLLTPPHPGTKVYQLARQYSLRIKSRRAGARSTPVQPEEGDPCTGTPLAAVPQDGGLVVSSSPAASRSPSSPSAAEPFTWPDVRELRARFGAPRPPPVSRSRSAPEGPCRGGRPAEKERGSGRSRSAEAGGGPSTPGPAPARHSSDGALWVAAEAPLGTGQRVLVLERLPAPTEPPAYVQIRSPTTREKICLKAVVERCKAYQASEEYRRRCPEPPDTPEPPSPPRHGLVRDLRQKFQTLDATS, encoded by the exons ATGCCGGTGCCTGCCTGCCCGCAGCGCCCTGCCCTGAGCCCGGTGCCGGAGCCCGGCCGTGCCATGGAGGAACCAGCCGGCGGCGGGGCTGAGCCGTGGGCTGAGGGGCTGCGTAACAGCAACAACAACGCTTCCCCGGGGGGGTGGCCGGGCGCCCGCGGCAGGCACCCCCTGGCACCTTTCGGCAGCCCTGGGGCCGAGCACAGCTACCTGGGACGGGTGGTGCTGGAGATCGTGGAGTCGGAGCGCACCTACGCCCGCGACCTGCGCAGCATCGTGGAG GGTTACCTGGGCAAGATCATCGACACGGAGGAGCCAGTGCTGCGGCCGGAGCAGGTCAGTGCGCTTTTCGGCAACATCGAGGACATCTATGAGCTCAGCAG CACCCTGCTGCAAAACCTGGAGAGCTGCGCCAGTGACCCCGTGGCCGTGGCCGTCTGCTTCGTCACCCGG AGCCAGGAGTTTGCCATCTACACCCAGTACTGCAACAACTACCCCAG CTCGGTGGCGGCGCTGGCTGAGTGCATGAGGAGCAAGCCGCAGGCTCGGTTCCTCCGCGAGTGCCAGGACCGGCTGCGGCACGCGCTGCCCCTCGGCGCTTACCTGCTCAAGCCCGTCCAGAGGATCCTCAAGTACCACTTGCTGCTCCAG GAGATCGCCAAGCACTTTGAGCACAAGTCGGGTGACGACTACGAGGTGGTGCTGGAGGCCATCGACACCATGACCTGCGTCGCCTGGTACATCAACGACATGAAGCGCAAGCACGAGCACGCCATCCGCCAGCAG GAGATCCAGTCACTGCTGCTGGGCTGGAAGGGGCCAGACCTGACCAGTTATGGGGAGCTGGTGCTGGAGGGCACCTTCCGGGTGCAGCGGGTGCGCCACGAACGCGCCGTCTTCCTCTTCGACAAAACCCTCCTCATCACCAAGCGTCGCGGTGACCACTACATCTACAAGAGCCACATCCcg TGCTCCTCGCTGATGCTGATCGAGAGCACGCGGGACTCGCTTTGCTTCAGCCTGGCTCACTACAAGCATGGCAAGCAGCAACACAGCCTGCAG GCCAAAAGCGTGGAGGAGAAGCGCATGTGGACCCACCACATCAAGCGGCTCATCCTGGAGAACCACCATGCCATCATCCCCCAGAAG GCTAAGGAAGCCATCCTGGAGATGGACTTGTTCT GCCCCCCGCGcctgccccgctgcagccccgAGCGCCTGAAGAAGAGCTGGTCCTGCCAGCCCCTGGGTGACGCTGCTGCCGAGCCACGCCAGGGCCGCCGGCAGTCTG AGCCCTTCCAGTGCCGGGACCGTGCGGAGACGCTGCCAGACCGGCTGCACGGGCCCACGGGGCGCAGGCAGTCGG AGCTCAAGGTAAGGCCAGGGCAGAGGGTAGATTGGGGTGCCTGGTGCCCCCCAACCCTGGCACGCCACTTGCCGGGGGGGCACAGGGCGCTGAGCCCGGCGCTTGCCCCCGAGCAGCACGCTGGCAGCGACGGGGCTCTTCTGGATGTGGGGGaaccctcccagcaccccagagcCTGGGCGGTGGCTGAGGGcctggtggaggaggaagaggaggaggaggaagaggaggaggtggctTTGGACAAGGACTGCCAGGAGGAGTTGCCCAGGGCCGGGGACCTACCGGTGGAACCCCAGGAGCAG GCTGGGGGGCACCCACCGGCAGCAGAGGGACCCAAGCGGCCGAGCAGCTGGGGGCCGGGGAGCTGTGAGAAGGTCAGtgcggccccgcagcccctgcctgggGGTCCCGAGAgacccagcacccacccacccacccctcccCAGGCCGGCAGTGCCGTGGAGCACCCCGATGGGCTGGGGGCACCCAAAACCCCATCCTCGGCGGGGACCCCGGCACCGGTGCTgcctggtggggagggggagctggaACGCGCTGCGGAGGATTTGCAGGGGCTGagcagcgaggaggaggaagaagagcaggaggaagaagaagccGCCAGCAGCATCCTCCCACCCTCAGTGCTGGACCAGGCCAGTGTCATCGCTGAGCGGTTCGGTGGCGGTGGCAGCTTCTCCCGCCGCAGCAGCCTGGCGCTGGAGGGGCCAGCGGGGCGGCCCGCTAGCCGCAGCGGCAGTGCCCTCAGCTTGGATGGTGGACCCCAGCTCGAGGCTGGGGAGCCCGGGGGTTCCTGTAGCACCATCCCCTCACCCGAGCCCCTCACCGGAGCCCGCCGGGAATCGGTGCTCTCCAGCCGGGACCGCCTGCTCCTTGACAAGATCAAGAGCTACTACGGCCATGCCGAGCACCGGGACGCCGGCTTCAGCGTCCGCCGCCGTGAGAGCCTTTCCTTCATCCCCAAGGGGCTGGTGCGAAGCTCTGTCTCCCGCCTCAACGGCCTCCCCCGGCCTCCGGCGAGCCCTGAACCCCCCGCCCAGCTGGTGCCAGCAGGGCCCGAGGCGTCACCGGAGGAGCCATGCCGGGAAAACGGGCTGCAGCCCCCTGAGCCGCTGCTTATCCTCGAGGAGGACGACCTGGGTGCCAGGGGCGAGGGGCCACCAGCCGGGCCAGCGCCGCGTCTGCTGCTGACCCCCCCGCACCCTGGCACCAAGGTGTACCAGCTGGCGCGGCAATACAGCCTCCGCATCAAGAGCCGCCGTGCCGGTGCCCGGAGCACCCCAGTCCAGCCAGAGGAGGGGGACCCATGTACCGGCACCCCCTTGGCAGCTGTGCCACAAGATGGGGGGCTGGTGGTATCCTCCTCCCCGGCTGCCTCCCGCAGCCCCTCGAGCCCCAGCGCTGCCGAACCTTTCACCTGGCCTGACGTGCGGGAGCTTCGTGCCCGTTTCGGTGCCCCACGGCCCCCGCCAGTGAGCCGCAGCCGCTCAGCGCCTGAGGGGCCGTGCCGGGGTGGCCGGCCGGCCGAGAAGGAGCGGGGCAGCGGCCGGAGCCGGAGCGCCGAGGCAGGAGGGGGGCCCAGCACCCCCGGGCCGGCACCGGCAcggcacagcagtgatggggcGTTGTGGGTGGCGGCGGAGGCCCCCCTGGGCACCGGGCAGcgggtgctggtgctggagcGGCTGCCGGCCCCCACTGAGCCCCCTGCTTACGTGCAGATCCGCTCGCCCACCACCCGGGAGAAGATCTGCTTGAAGGCAGTGGTGGAGCGCTGCAAAGCCTACCAGGCCTCTGAGGAGTATCGGCGGCGCTGCCCTGAGCCCCCCGACACCCCTGAGCCCCCCTCACCCCCTCGCCACGGCCTCGTCAGGGACCTGCGGCAGAAATTTCAGACCCTCGATGCCACCAGCTAG
- the PLEKHG3 gene encoding pleckstrin homology domain-containing family G member 3 isoform X1: MPVPACPQRPALSPVPEPGRAMEEPAGGGAEPWAEGLRNSNNNASPGGWPGARGRHPLAPFGSPGAEHSYLGRVVLEIVESERTYARDLRSIVEGYLGKIIDTEEPVLRPEQVSALFGNIEDIYELSSTLLQNLESCASDPVAVAVCFVTRSQEFAIYTQYCNNYPSSVAALAECMRSKPQARFLRECQDRLRHALPLGAYLLKPVQRILKYHLLLQEIAKHFEHKSGDDYEVVLEAIDTMTCVAWYINDMKRKHEHAIRQQEIQSLLLGWKGPDLTSYGELVLEGTFRVQRVRHERAVFLFDKTLLITKRRGDHYIYKSHIPCSSLMLIESTRDSLCFSLAHYKHGKQQHSLQAKSVEEKRMWTHHIKRLILENHHAIIPQKAKEAILEMDLFCPPRLPRCSPERLKKSWSCQPLGDAAAEPRQGRRQSEPFQCRDRAETLPDRLHGPTGRRQSEPAKQILRQLGEQELKVRPGQRVDWGAWCPPTLARHLPGGHRALSPALAPEQHAGSDGALLDVGEPSQHPRAWAVAEGLVEEEEEEEEEEEVALDKDCQEELPRAGDLPVEPQEQAGGHPPAAEGPKRPSSWGPGSCEKVSAAPQPLPGGPERPSTHPPTPPQAGSAVEHPDGLGAPKTPSSAGTPAPVLPGGEGELERAAEDLQGLSSEEEEEEQEEEEAASSILPPSVLDQASVIAERFGGGGSFSRRSSLALEGPAGRPASRSGSALSLDGGPQLEAGEPGGSCSTIPSPEPLTGARRESVLSSRDRLLLDKIKSYYGHAEHRDAGFSVRRRESLSFIPKGLVRSSVSRLNGLPRPPASPEPPAQLVPAGPEASPEEPCRENGLQPPEPLLILEEDDLGARGEGPPAGPAPRLLLTPPHPGTKVYQLARQYSLRIKSRRAGARSTPVQPEEGDPCTGTPLAAVPQDGGLVVSSSPAASRSPSSPSAAEPFTWPDVRELRARFGAPRPPPVSRSRSAPEGPCRGGRPAEKERGSGRSRSAEAGGGPSTPGPAPARHSSDGALWVAAEAPLGTGQRVLVLERLPAPTEPPAYVQIRSPTTREKICLKAVVERCKAYQASEEYRRRCPEPPDTPEPPSPPRHGLVRDLRQKFQTLDATS, translated from the exons ATGCCGGTGCCTGCCTGCCCGCAGCGCCCTGCCCTGAGCCCGGTGCCGGAGCCCGGCCGTGCCATGGAGGAACCAGCCGGCGGCGGGGCTGAGCCGTGGGCTGAGGGGCTGCGTAACAGCAACAACAACGCTTCCCCGGGGGGGTGGCCGGGCGCCCGCGGCAGGCACCCCCTGGCACCTTTCGGCAGCCCTGGGGCCGAGCACAGCTACCTGGGACGGGTGGTGCTGGAGATCGTGGAGTCGGAGCGCACCTACGCCCGCGACCTGCGCAGCATCGTGGAG GGTTACCTGGGCAAGATCATCGACACGGAGGAGCCAGTGCTGCGGCCGGAGCAGGTCAGTGCGCTTTTCGGCAACATCGAGGACATCTATGAGCTCAGCAG CACCCTGCTGCAAAACCTGGAGAGCTGCGCCAGTGACCCCGTGGCCGTGGCCGTCTGCTTCGTCACCCGG AGCCAGGAGTTTGCCATCTACACCCAGTACTGCAACAACTACCCCAG CTCGGTGGCGGCGCTGGCTGAGTGCATGAGGAGCAAGCCGCAGGCTCGGTTCCTCCGCGAGTGCCAGGACCGGCTGCGGCACGCGCTGCCCCTCGGCGCTTACCTGCTCAAGCCCGTCCAGAGGATCCTCAAGTACCACTTGCTGCTCCAG GAGATCGCCAAGCACTTTGAGCACAAGTCGGGTGACGACTACGAGGTGGTGCTGGAGGCCATCGACACCATGACCTGCGTCGCCTGGTACATCAACGACATGAAGCGCAAGCACGAGCACGCCATCCGCCAGCAG GAGATCCAGTCACTGCTGCTGGGCTGGAAGGGGCCAGACCTGACCAGTTATGGGGAGCTGGTGCTGGAGGGCACCTTCCGGGTGCAGCGGGTGCGCCACGAACGCGCCGTCTTCCTCTTCGACAAAACCCTCCTCATCACCAAGCGTCGCGGTGACCACTACATCTACAAGAGCCACATCCcg TGCTCCTCGCTGATGCTGATCGAGAGCACGCGGGACTCGCTTTGCTTCAGCCTGGCTCACTACAAGCATGGCAAGCAGCAACACAGCCTGCAG GCCAAAAGCGTGGAGGAGAAGCGCATGTGGACCCACCACATCAAGCGGCTCATCCTGGAGAACCACCATGCCATCATCCCCCAGAAG GCTAAGGAAGCCATCCTGGAGATGGACTTGTTCT GCCCCCCGCGcctgccccgctgcagccccgAGCGCCTGAAGAAGAGCTGGTCCTGCCAGCCCCTGGGTGACGCTGCTGCCGAGCCACGCCAGGGCCGCCGGCAGTCTG AGCCCTTCCAGTGCCGGGACCGTGCGGAGACGCTGCCAGACCGGCTGCACGGGCCCACGGGGCGCAGGCAGTCGG AGCCCGCCAAGCAGATCCTGCGGCAGCTGGGCGAGCAAG AGCTCAAGGTAAGGCCAGGGCAGAGGGTAGATTGGGGTGCCTGGTGCCCCCCAACCCTGGCACGCCACTTGCCGGGGGGGCACAGGGCGCTGAGCCCGGCGCTTGCCCCCGAGCAGCACGCTGGCAGCGACGGGGCTCTTCTGGATGTGGGGGaaccctcccagcaccccagagcCTGGGCGGTGGCTGAGGGcctggtggaggaggaagaggaggaggaggaagaggaggaggtggctTTGGACAAGGACTGCCAGGAGGAGTTGCCCAGGGCCGGGGACCTACCGGTGGAACCCCAGGAGCAG GCTGGGGGGCACCCACCGGCAGCAGAGGGACCCAAGCGGCCGAGCAGCTGGGGGCCGGGGAGCTGTGAGAAGGTCAGtgcggccccgcagcccctgcctgggGGTCCCGAGAgacccagcacccacccacccacccctcccCAGGCCGGCAGTGCCGTGGAGCACCCCGATGGGCTGGGGGCACCCAAAACCCCATCCTCGGCGGGGACCCCGGCACCGGTGCTgcctggtggggagggggagctggaACGCGCTGCGGAGGATTTGCAGGGGCTGagcagcgaggaggaggaagaagagcaggaggaagaagaagccGCCAGCAGCATCCTCCCACCCTCAGTGCTGGACCAGGCCAGTGTCATCGCTGAGCGGTTCGGTGGCGGTGGCAGCTTCTCCCGCCGCAGCAGCCTGGCGCTGGAGGGGCCAGCGGGGCGGCCCGCTAGCCGCAGCGGCAGTGCCCTCAGCTTGGATGGTGGACCCCAGCTCGAGGCTGGGGAGCCCGGGGGTTCCTGTAGCACCATCCCCTCACCCGAGCCCCTCACCGGAGCCCGCCGGGAATCGGTGCTCTCCAGCCGGGACCGCCTGCTCCTTGACAAGATCAAGAGCTACTACGGCCATGCCGAGCACCGGGACGCCGGCTTCAGCGTCCGCCGCCGTGAGAGCCTTTCCTTCATCCCCAAGGGGCTGGTGCGAAGCTCTGTCTCCCGCCTCAACGGCCTCCCCCGGCCTCCGGCGAGCCCTGAACCCCCCGCCCAGCTGGTGCCAGCAGGGCCCGAGGCGTCACCGGAGGAGCCATGCCGGGAAAACGGGCTGCAGCCCCCTGAGCCGCTGCTTATCCTCGAGGAGGACGACCTGGGTGCCAGGGGCGAGGGGCCACCAGCCGGGCCAGCGCCGCGTCTGCTGCTGACCCCCCCGCACCCTGGCACCAAGGTGTACCAGCTGGCGCGGCAATACAGCCTCCGCATCAAGAGCCGCCGTGCCGGTGCCCGGAGCACCCCAGTCCAGCCAGAGGAGGGGGACCCATGTACCGGCACCCCCTTGGCAGCTGTGCCACAAGATGGGGGGCTGGTGGTATCCTCCTCCCCGGCTGCCTCCCGCAGCCCCTCGAGCCCCAGCGCTGCCGAACCTTTCACCTGGCCTGACGTGCGGGAGCTTCGTGCCCGTTTCGGTGCCCCACGGCCCCCGCCAGTGAGCCGCAGCCGCTCAGCGCCTGAGGGGCCGTGCCGGGGTGGCCGGCCGGCCGAGAAGGAGCGGGGCAGCGGCCGGAGCCGGAGCGCCGAGGCAGGAGGGGGGCCCAGCACCCCCGGGCCGGCACCGGCAcggcacagcagtgatggggcGTTGTGGGTGGCGGCGGAGGCCCCCCTGGGCACCGGGCAGcgggtgctggtgctggagcGGCTGCCGGCCCCCACTGAGCCCCCTGCTTACGTGCAGATCCGCTCGCCCACCACCCGGGAGAAGATCTGCTTGAAGGCAGTGGTGGAGCGCTGCAAAGCCTACCAGGCCTCTGAGGAGTATCGGCGGCGCTGCCCTGAGCCCCCCGACACCCCTGAGCCCCCCTCACCCCCTCGCCACGGCCTCGTCAGGGACCTGCGGCAGAAATTTCAGACCCTCGATGCCACCAGCTAG
- the PLEKHG3 gene encoding pleckstrin homology domain-containing family G member 3 isoform X4 encodes MPVPACPQRPALSPVPEPGRAMEEPAGGGAEPWAEGLRNSNNNASPGGWPGARGRHPLAPFGSPGAEHSYLGRVVLEIVESERTYARDLRSIVEGYLGKIIDTEEPVLRPEQVSALFGNIEDIYELSSTLLQNLESCASDPVAVAVCFVTRSQEFAIYTQYCNNYPSSVAALAECMRSKPQARFLRECQDRLRHALPLGAYLLKPVQRILKYHLLLQEIAKHFEHKSGDDYEVVLEAIDTMTCVAWYINDMKRKHEHAIRQQEIQSLLLGWKGPDLTSYGELVLEGTFRVQRVRHERAVFLFDKTLLITKRRGDHYIYKSHIPCSSLMLIESTRDSLCFSLAHYKHGKQQHSLQAKSVEEKRMWTHHIKRLILENHHAIIPQKAKEAILEMDLFCPPRLPRCSPERLKKSWSCQPLGDAAAEPRQGRRQSEPAKQILRQLGEQELKVRPGQRVDWGAWCPPTLARHLPGGHRALSPALAPEQHAGSDGALLDVGEPSQHPRAWAVAEGLVEEEEEEEEEEEVALDKDCQEELPRAGDLPVEPQEQAGGHPPAAEGPKRPSSWGPGSCEKVSAAPQPLPGGPERPSTHPPTPPQAGSAVEHPDGLGAPKTPSSAGTPAPVLPGGEGELERAAEDLQGLSSEEEEEEQEEEEAASSILPPSVLDQASVIAERFGGGGSFSRRSSLALEGPAGRPASRSGSALSLDGGPQLEAGEPGGSCSTIPSPEPLTGARRESVLSSRDRLLLDKIKSYYGHAEHRDAGFSVRRRESLSFIPKGLVRSSVSRLNGLPRPPASPEPPAQLVPAGPEASPEEPCRENGLQPPEPLLILEEDDLGARGEGPPAGPAPRLLLTPPHPGTKVYQLARQYSLRIKSRRAGARSTPVQPEEGDPCTGTPLAAVPQDGGLVVSSSPAASRSPSSPSAAEPFTWPDVRELRARFGAPRPPPVSRSRSAPEGPCRGGRPAEKERGSGRSRSAEAGGGPSTPGPAPARHSSDGALWVAAEAPLGTGQRVLVLERLPAPTEPPAYVQIRSPTTREKICLKAVVERCKAYQASEEYRRRCPEPPDTPEPPSPPRHGLVRDLRQKFQTLDATS; translated from the exons ATGCCGGTGCCTGCCTGCCCGCAGCGCCCTGCCCTGAGCCCGGTGCCGGAGCCCGGCCGTGCCATGGAGGAACCAGCCGGCGGCGGGGCTGAGCCGTGGGCTGAGGGGCTGCGTAACAGCAACAACAACGCTTCCCCGGGGGGGTGGCCGGGCGCCCGCGGCAGGCACCCCCTGGCACCTTTCGGCAGCCCTGGGGCCGAGCACAGCTACCTGGGACGGGTGGTGCTGGAGATCGTGGAGTCGGAGCGCACCTACGCCCGCGACCTGCGCAGCATCGTGGAG GGTTACCTGGGCAAGATCATCGACACGGAGGAGCCAGTGCTGCGGCCGGAGCAGGTCAGTGCGCTTTTCGGCAACATCGAGGACATCTATGAGCTCAGCAG CACCCTGCTGCAAAACCTGGAGAGCTGCGCCAGTGACCCCGTGGCCGTGGCCGTCTGCTTCGTCACCCGG AGCCAGGAGTTTGCCATCTACACCCAGTACTGCAACAACTACCCCAG CTCGGTGGCGGCGCTGGCTGAGTGCATGAGGAGCAAGCCGCAGGCTCGGTTCCTCCGCGAGTGCCAGGACCGGCTGCGGCACGCGCTGCCCCTCGGCGCTTACCTGCTCAAGCCCGTCCAGAGGATCCTCAAGTACCACTTGCTGCTCCAG GAGATCGCCAAGCACTTTGAGCACAAGTCGGGTGACGACTACGAGGTGGTGCTGGAGGCCATCGACACCATGACCTGCGTCGCCTGGTACATCAACGACATGAAGCGCAAGCACGAGCACGCCATCCGCCAGCAG GAGATCCAGTCACTGCTGCTGGGCTGGAAGGGGCCAGACCTGACCAGTTATGGGGAGCTGGTGCTGGAGGGCACCTTCCGGGTGCAGCGGGTGCGCCACGAACGCGCCGTCTTCCTCTTCGACAAAACCCTCCTCATCACCAAGCGTCGCGGTGACCACTACATCTACAAGAGCCACATCCcg TGCTCCTCGCTGATGCTGATCGAGAGCACGCGGGACTCGCTTTGCTTCAGCCTGGCTCACTACAAGCATGGCAAGCAGCAACACAGCCTGCAG GCCAAAAGCGTGGAGGAGAAGCGCATGTGGACCCACCACATCAAGCGGCTCATCCTGGAGAACCACCATGCCATCATCCCCCAGAAG GCTAAGGAAGCCATCCTGGAGATGGACTTGTTCT GCCCCCCGCGcctgccccgctgcagccccgAGCGCCTGAAGAAGAGCTGGTCCTGCCAGCCCCTGGGTGACGCTGCTGCCGAGCCACGCCAGGGCCGCCGGCAGTCTG AGCCCGCCAAGCAGATCCTGCGGCAGCTGGGCGAGCAAG AGCTCAAGGTAAGGCCAGGGCAGAGGGTAGATTGGGGTGCCTGGTGCCCCCCAACCCTGGCACGCCACTTGCCGGGGGGGCACAGGGCGCTGAGCCCGGCGCTTGCCCCCGAGCAGCACGCTGGCAGCGACGGGGCTCTTCTGGATGTGGGGGaaccctcccagcaccccagagcCTGGGCGGTGGCTGAGGGcctggtggaggaggaagaggaggaggaggaagaggaggaggtggctTTGGACAAGGACTGCCAGGAGGAGTTGCCCAGGGCCGGGGACCTACCGGTGGAACCCCAGGAGCAG GCTGGGGGGCACCCACCGGCAGCAGAGGGACCCAAGCGGCCGAGCAGCTGGGGGCCGGGGAGCTGTGAGAAGGTCAGtgcggccccgcagcccctgcctgggGGTCCCGAGAgacccagcacccacccacccacccctcccCAGGCCGGCAGTGCCGTGGAGCACCCCGATGGGCTGGGGGCACCCAAAACCCCATCCTCGGCGGGGACCCCGGCACCGGTGCTgcctggtggggagggggagctggaACGCGCTGCGGAGGATTTGCAGGGGCTGagcagcgaggaggaggaagaagagcaggaggaagaagaagccGCCAGCAGCATCCTCCCACCCTCAGTGCTGGACCAGGCCAGTGTCATCGCTGAGCGGTTCGGTGGCGGTGGCAGCTTCTCCCGCCGCAGCAGCCTGGCGCTGGAGGGGCCAGCGGGGCGGCCCGCTAGCCGCAGCGGCAGTGCCCTCAGCTTGGATGGTGGACCCCAGCTCGAGGCTGGGGAGCCCGGGGGTTCCTGTAGCACCATCCCCTCACCCGAGCCCCTCACCGGAGCCCGCCGGGAATCGGTGCTCTCCAGCCGGGACCGCCTGCTCCTTGACAAGATCAAGAGCTACTACGGCCATGCCGAGCACCGGGACGCCGGCTTCAGCGTCCGCCGCCGTGAGAGCCTTTCCTTCATCCCCAAGGGGCTGGTGCGAAGCTCTGTCTCCCGCCTCAACGGCCTCCCCCGGCCTCCGGCGAGCCCTGAACCCCCCGCCCAGCTGGTGCCAGCAGGGCCCGAGGCGTCACCGGAGGAGCCATGCCGGGAAAACGGGCTGCAGCCCCCTGAGCCGCTGCTTATCCTCGAGGAGGACGACCTGGGTGCCAGGGGCGAGGGGCCACCAGCCGGGCCAGCGCCGCGTCTGCTGCTGACCCCCCCGCACCCTGGCACCAAGGTGTACCAGCTGGCGCGGCAATACAGCCTCCGCATCAAGAGCCGCCGTGCCGGTGCCCGGAGCACCCCAGTCCAGCCAGAGGAGGGGGACCCATGTACCGGCACCCCCTTGGCAGCTGTGCCACAAGATGGGGGGCTGGTGGTATCCTCCTCCCCGGCTGCCTCCCGCAGCCCCTCGAGCCCCAGCGCTGCCGAACCTTTCACCTGGCCTGACGTGCGGGAGCTTCGTGCCCGTTTCGGTGCCCCACGGCCCCCGCCAGTGAGCCGCAGCCGCTCAGCGCCTGAGGGGCCGTGCCGGGGTGGCCGGCCGGCCGAGAAGGAGCGGGGCAGCGGCCGGAGCCGGAGCGCCGAGGCAGGAGGGGGGCCCAGCACCCCCGGGCCGGCACCGGCAcggcacagcagtgatggggcGTTGTGGGTGGCGGCGGAGGCCCCCCTGGGCACCGGGCAGcgggtgctggtgctggagcGGCTGCCGGCCCCCACTGAGCCCCCTGCTTACGTGCAGATCCGCTCGCCCACCACCCGGGAGAAGATCTGCTTGAAGGCAGTGGTGGAGCGCTGCAAAGCCTACCAGGCCTCTGAGGAGTATCGGCGGCGCTGCCCTGAGCCCCCCGACACCCCTGAGCCCCCCTCACCCCCTCGCCACGGCCTCGTCAGGGACCTGCGGCAGAAATTTCAGACCCTCGATGCCACCAGCTAG